TGATTACCATTGTTGTTTCCAAAGACCTGCCAAAAATTGAAGGATTTTTTTTGATGCCTTATGGCGAAGGAGGAGTTATTATGCCGAAAATACAGAAAGGCAGGAAAGAAAGAACAAAAATTGGCGGGGGATCTGGTTTTGTCATTTCTTCTGATGGCCTTGTTTTAACTTCCCAGCATGTAGTTTCTGACCCCGAAGCTGAATATACCGTTGTTTTGGAACCGACCAAGAAATATTCAGCCAAGATTTTGGCTCGTGATCCAATTAACGACATTGCCATTTTAAAAATAAAGGCTAAAGAACTTCCTTGCTTGGAGCTTGGCGATTCAGGTAAAATTGAGCTCGGCCAGACAGTGGTAGCGGTAGGAAATGCCTTGGGAGAATTCCACGATACTATAAGCACCGGCATTGTTTCTGGTTTAAGCAGATATATTACAGCTTTTAGCGGTTTAGCTTCTCAGGCCGAAAGTTTGAGAGGATTAATCCAGACAGATGCTGCCATTAATCCTGGGAACTCAGGGGGACCTTTGGTTGATATTGAAGGAAAAGTTATTGGTATAAACACTGCCATGATTATGGGAGCCCAGAATATTGGCTTTGCTATTCCTATTAATTGTGCTAAAAAAGACTTAGAAGAAGTTAAAAAATACGGAAAAATTATAATTCCATTTTTAGGAGTAAGATACATTATTTTAAGTAAAGAAATTTCTAAAAAAAATAAGCTGCCGGTAGATTATGGAGCCTTTGTAATGCGAGAAACTTTAGGGGAATCGCCAATAGTCAAAGGGTCTTCGGCCGATAAAGCCGGCATTCAGGAATTTGATATAATTTTGGAAATGGGAAATGAGAAAATCACAATGAAAACCCCCTTGTCAGGCATTCTACAGAAATCCAAAATAGGAGATGAAATAAATTTAAAAGTTTTAAGAAAAGGAAAAACAATAGCCATAAAGGTAAGGCTGGAAGAGAAAAAAT
The genomic region above belongs to Candidatus Nealsonbacteria bacterium and contains:
- a CDS encoding trypsin-like serine protease; protein product: MLEKSPIIEIAKRICPAVITIVVSKDLPKIEGFFLMPYGEGGVIMPKIQKGRKERTKIGGGSGFVISSDGLVLTSQHVVSDPEAEYTVVLEPTKKYSAKILARDPINDIAILKIKAKELPCLELGDSGKIELGQTVVAVGNALGEFHDTISTGIVSGLSRYITAFSGLASQAESLRGLIQTDAAINPGNSGGPLVDIEGKVIGINTAMIMGAQNIGFAIPINCAKKDLEEVKKYGKIIIPFLGVRYIILSKEISKKNKLPVDYGAFVMRETLGESPIVKGSSADKAGIQEFDIILEMGNEKITMKTPLSGILQKSKIGDEINLKVLRKGKTIAIKVRLEEKK